The following proteins are encoded in a genomic region of Hoeflea phototrophica DFL-43:
- a CDS encoding phage major capsid protein, protein MNTLTTPARAPEIKSADADVTEAFESFMSAFEDYKQHNDQRLADIERRGSTDVVTEEKMARIDRSLDEQKRALDRLMVKQARPSLGRTAGRETSAVRQAFDAYVRRGDEAALRQGELKAMSAGSDPDGGYLVPDELDTEIGRRLSELSPVRSIATVRQVSGAVLKKPFALDGMATGWVGETDARPQTATPQLTELQFPTMELYAMPAATTSLIEDGALDIENWIAAEVEAAFAEQEGAAFVAGDGVNKPRGFLDYPSVDDTSWSWGNLGHIATGAAGAFGADPSDRLIELIYALKAGHRQNGRFVMNRKTQSQIRKFKDADGNYLWMPPAGAGQAASLMGFPVVEAEDMPDIAADSASIAFGDFRRGYLVVDRTGVRILRDPYSAKPYVLFYTTKRVGGGVQNFEAIKLMKFAA, encoded by the coding sequence ATGAACACTCTGACAACACCCGCCCGTGCCCCCGAGATCAAATCCGCCGATGCGGATGTTACCGAGGCCTTTGAAAGCTTCATGTCCGCCTTCGAGGACTACAAGCAGCACAATGACCAGCGCCTCGCCGACATCGAACGCCGCGGCAGCACCGATGTCGTGACCGAGGAGAAGATGGCGCGCATCGACCGTTCGCTGGACGAGCAGAAGCGCGCGCTCGACCGGCTGATGGTCAAGCAGGCGCGCCCCAGCCTCGGCAGGACTGCCGGTCGCGAGACCTCAGCCGTGCGCCAGGCGTTTGACGCCTATGTGCGCCGTGGCGACGAGGCCGCGCTGCGCCAGGGTGAACTCAAGGCGATGTCGGCGGGCAGCGACCCAGATGGCGGTTATCTGGTGCCCGACGAGCTCGACACCGAGATCGGCCGGCGGCTTTCCGAACTCTCGCCGGTCCGCTCGATTGCCACGGTCCGGCAGGTCTCGGGCGCGGTGCTGAAAAAGCCCTTCGCGCTCGACGGCATGGCCACCGGCTGGGTCGGCGAGACCGATGCGCGGCCGCAGACCGCGACGCCGCAACTGACCGAGCTGCAGTTCCCGACCATGGAGCTCTACGCCATGCCGGCGGCCACGACCTCTTTGATCGAGGACGGCGCGCTCGACATCGAAAACTGGATCGCAGCCGAGGTGGAGGCGGCCTTCGCCGAGCAGGAGGGGGCTGCCTTTGTGGCGGGCGATGGCGTCAACAAGCCGCGCGGTTTCCTCGATTATCCGAGCGTCGATGATACGAGCTGGAGCTGGGGCAATCTGGGCCACATCGCCACCGGGGCGGCGGGTGCCTTCGGCGCCGATCCCTCCGACCGGCTGATCGAGCTGATCTATGCGCTCAAGGCCGGGCACCGGCAGAATGGCCGCTTCGTGATGAACCGCAAGACCCAGAGCCAGATCCGCAAGTTCAAGGATGCCGACGGCAACTATCTCTGGATGCCACCGGCGGGGGCCGGCCAGGCCGCCTCGCTGATGGGCTTCCCGGTGGTCGAGGCCGAGGACATGCCCGACATTGCCGCGGACTCCGCATCAATCGCCTTTGGCGACTTCCGCCGTGGCTATCTGGTGGTGGACCGGACGGGCGTGCGCATCCTGCGTGATCCCTATTCGGCCAAGCCCTACGTGCTGTTCTACACCACCAAGCGCGTCGGCGGCGGGGTGCAGAACTTCGAGGCCATCAAGCTGATGAAGTTCGCCGCCTAG
- a CDS encoding head-tail connector protein: MTLIETDPPLAEPVTLADLKAHLRIDVNDEDALLESLIRVARAHLEAVTGTALMPRGLRLVLDDWPEAPVIQLGKTPVQSIDAIRVYDADGLPRELALSGMLLDATARPARLVIKERPRPGQAINGIEIEFTAGFGAANEVPPELIRAVLIHAAYLHEFRGAVSPDMQPAAIPTGYDQLIGPWVRRAL; the protein is encoded by the coding sequence ATGACCCTGATTGAGACTGATCCGCCGCTGGCGGAGCCGGTGACGCTTGCCGATTTGAAGGCCCATCTGCGCATCGATGTGAATGACGAGGATGCGCTCCTGGAAAGTCTGATCCGCGTTGCCCGCGCTCATCTCGAGGCCGTCACCGGAACCGCGCTGATGCCGCGCGGTTTGCGGCTTGTGCTGGATGACTGGCCCGAGGCCCCGGTGATTCAACTTGGCAAAACCCCGGTCCAATCCATTGATGCGATTCGTGTTTATGACGCCGATGGCCTGCCCCGGGAACTGGCGCTTTCGGGCATGCTGCTCGACGCCACGGCACGCCCCGCGCGGCTTGTCATCAAGGAGAGGCCACGTCCCGGGCAGGCGATCAACGGCATCGAGATCGAATTCACCGCGGGCTTTGGCGCGGCAAACGAGGTCCCGCCGGAGCTGATCCGTGCGGTGCTGATCCATGCCGCCTATCTCCATGAATTCCGTGGCGCGGTCTCGCCCGACATGCAGCCCGCGGCGATCCCCACTGGCTATGACCAGCTGATCGGGCCCTGGGTGCGGAGGGCTTTGTGA
- a CDS encoding phage head closure protein: MVAKILDPGRLNARLRLETPADVADGQGGVGEGWVTVTGLWGRVEPLRARPREEAGAAIAPVSHRVTIRHRDDIRHDMRFVFRGRFLNVRAVHDPDESRRYLICDCEESAP, translated from the coding sequence ATGGTGGCCAAGATTCTGGATCCGGGCCGGTTGAATGCCCGGCTGCGGCTCGAAACCCCGGCAGATGTGGCTGACGGCCAGGGCGGGGTGGGCGAAGGCTGGGTCACCGTCACCGGTCTCTGGGGCCGGGTGGAGCCACTGCGCGCAAGGCCACGCGAAGAGGCAGGGGCGGCGATTGCGCCGGTCAGCCACCGGGTCACGATCCGCCATCGCGATGACATCCGCCACGACATGCGCTTTGTGTTCCGCGGGCGGTTTCTCAATGTGCGCGCGGTGCACGATCCAGACGAGAGCCGGCGCTATCTGATCTGCGATTGCGAGGAGAGCGCGCCATGA
- a CDS encoding DUF3168 domain-containing protein, with protein MSTNQLQKAVVERLSADPAILAITGTGRIFDRRITRAEPPYLVFGEAVARDFSTGDDEGGGTEHRFEIEAWTKQNGRKQAVELADAVRAALHDRDLALEGATLINLRHERTLSRRAPRSGLHLARLRFRAVTEP; from the coding sequence ATGAGCACCAACCAGCTGCAGAAAGCCGTTGTCGAGCGTCTGTCGGCCGACCCGGCCATTCTGGCGATCACAGGCACTGGCCGGATTTTTGATCGCCGCATCACCCGGGCCGAACCGCCTTACCTGGTGTTTGGCGAGGCGGTGGCGCGCGACTTCTCCACCGGAGACGACGAAGGCGGGGGCACCGAGCACCGCTTCGAAATCGAGGCCTGGACCAAGCAGAACGGCCGCAAGCAGGCTGTCGAGCTGGCCGATGCCGTTCGCGCGGCCCTGCATGACAGAGACCTCGCGCTTGAAGGCGCGACACTGATCAATCTTCGTCACGAGCGCACGCTCAGCCGCCGGGCACCCAGGAGCGGGCTGCATCTGGCGCGGCTCCGCTTTCGCGCCGTCACTGAACCGTGA
- a CDS encoding phage major tail protein, TP901-1 family, translating to MSAQKGKDLLIKIDDGGSYVTIAGLRARRLAFNADAVDITDAESAGRWRELLGGAGVQRAALSGGGLFKDQASDALTRSVFFAGDIRNWQVAIPDFGTVTGPFQITALEYAGRHDGEMTFEIAMESAGPLSFAAL from the coding sequence ATGAGTGCTCAAAAGGGCAAGGATCTGCTGATCAAAATCGATGATGGCGGGAGTTATGTGACCATTGCCGGGTTGCGGGCGCGAAGGCTCGCCTTCAACGCGGACGCCGTCGACATCACCGACGCGGAATCGGCGGGGCGCTGGCGCGAATTGCTGGGCGGTGCGGGCGTGCAGCGCGCGGCGCTGTCGGGTGGCGGGCTGTTCAAGGATCAGGCAAGCGATGCGCTGACGCGGTCGGTGTTCTTTGCCGGCGACATCCGCAACTGGCAGGTGGCGATCCCGGACTTCGGCACCGTGACCGGGCCGTTCCAGATCACAGCACTTGAATATGCGGGGCGGCATGATGGCGAGATGACCTTCGAAATCGCCATGGAATCGGCCGGCCCACTCAGCTTTGCGGCGCTCTGA
- a CDS encoding gene transfer agent family protein → MRVHPNRHRGEIAARLDGEIRLLCLTLGALAELETAFGAANLAELAERFESGRLSAGDIIKIVGAGLRGAGNIATDEDVAQMSTEGGVAGFARIAAELLWATFGGAAPEPKEQSGNNHQPGNREGDANPHAPQAVSR, encoded by the coding sequence ATGCGTGTCCACCCCAACCGGCATCGCGGCGAGATCGCCGCCCGGCTCGACGGCGAGATCCGGCTTCTCTGCCTGACGCTCGGCGCGCTGGCCGAACTCGAAACCGCCTTCGGTGCCGCCAATCTGGCCGAATTGGCCGAGCGCTTTGAAAGCGGCAGGCTGTCGGCGGGCGACATCATCAAGATCGTCGGCGCGGGATTGCGTGGTGCCGGCAACATCGCGACCGACGAGGATGTGGCGCAGATGTCGACCGAAGGCGGCGTCGCCGGTTTCGCCAGGATCGCGGCGGAGTTGCTGTGGGCGACCTTTGGCGGCGCGGCGCCTGAACCGAAAGAGCAGAGCGGAAACAACCATCAACCCGGCAATCGTGAGGGAGACGCAAACCCTCACGCGCCGCAGGCGGTGTCGCGGTGA
- a CDS encoding phage tail assembly chaperone, producing MTKPERALFPWASVIRFGLGRLRLSPGAFWALSLPELVALIGPQAQAEPATRERLAALMALFPDGTGPASGHGDGPEDPIQQRDADD from the coding sequence GTGACGAAACCGGAGCGGGCGTTGTTCCCCTGGGCGTCCGTGATCCGTTTCGGCCTCGGCCGCCTGCGGCTTTCCCCCGGTGCGTTCTGGGCGCTGAGCCTGCCCGAGCTTGTGGCGCTGATCGGTCCGCAAGCTCAGGCGGAACCGGCAACCCGTGAACGACTGGCGGCCTTGATGGCGCTGTTTCCGGACGGCACCGGGCCAGCCTCAGGCCATGGTGATGGCCCTGAAGACCCGATTCAACAGAGAGACGCGGATGACTGA
- a CDS encoding phage tail tape measure protein produces MTDDPEFSVNGDLDLEGADRALDELTRKANAFGGALSTALKQATVEGRGLDDVLRGLGNRMVSIALDAGMRPLDSLISSSISGLSGSLGQLLPLAKGGVPGRIQPFADGGIVGGPTLFPMAGGDLGLMGEAGAEAILPLQRGPDGRLGVASGRAQPAVQVTFNVTTPDAASFAKSETQVTAMLARAVGRGRRGL; encoded by the coding sequence ATGACTGACGATCCCGAATTCAGTGTGAATGGCGATCTGGATCTTGAGGGCGCGGACCGGGCGCTTGATGAACTGACCCGCAAGGCCAACGCCTTTGGCGGTGCGCTGTCGACCGCGCTCAAACAGGCAACCGTCGAAGGCCGAGGCCTCGACGATGTGCTGCGAGGCCTCGGCAACCGGATGGTCAGCATTGCGCTCGATGCCGGCATGCGGCCGCTCGACAGTCTGATCAGCAGTTCGATTTCCGGCCTGAGCGGCAGCCTGGGGCAATTGCTTCCCCTCGCCAAGGGCGGCGTTCCGGGCCGGATCCAGCCTTTTGCCGACGGTGGCATTGTCGGCGGGCCAACACTGTTTCCGATGGCCGGTGGTGATCTGGGACTGATGGGGGAAGCGGGCGCGGAAGCGATCCTGCCGCTGCAGCGCGGGCCGGACGGACGCCTCGGCGTGGCCTCGGGCAGAGCCCAACCGGCGGTGCAGGTGACATTCAACGTGACCACGCCGGATGCTGCGAGCTTCGCCAAATCGGAAACCCAGGTCACGGCGATGCTGGCCCGTGCCGTAGGCCGCGGCCGACGCGGCCTTTGA
- a CDS encoding phage distal tail protein, Rcc01695 family, which translates to MMSNGFHEVRLPLRLSLGASGGPGRRTDIVALSNGGETRNARWADARRRYDVGTGLRGLDDLYRLIEFFEARRGQLYGFRFRDPVDNRSGAHGQAPTAIDQLIGEGDGVTTLFELTKTYSDPGGATTRRIEKPAEGSVLVAVDGARLAPGDFSVDAVAGLITIYPGAVPAPGAQVTAGFEFDIPVRFDTDRIEISLAAFKAGAVPSVPLVEIKP; encoded by the coding sequence ATGATGAGCAACGGCTTTCATGAGGTGAGGCTGCCATTGCGGCTGTCACTGGGCGCAAGCGGTGGGCCGGGACGGCGCACCGACATCGTGGCGCTGTCGAATGGCGGCGAGACCCGCAATGCACGCTGGGCCGATGCCCGCCGCCGTTATGATGTCGGCACGGGGCTGCGGGGGCTCGATGATCTCTACCGGCTGATCGAATTCTTCGAGGCCCGGCGCGGGCAGCTCTACGGGTTCCGCTTTCGCGATCCGGTCGACAATCGTTCGGGCGCGCATGGCCAGGCACCGACCGCGATCGATCAGCTGATTGGGGAAGGTGACGGCGTGACCACGCTGTTTGAACTGACAAAAACCTATTCCGATCCGGGCGGCGCCACCACCCGCCGGATCGAAAAGCCGGCCGAGGGCAGTGTGCTGGTCGCCGTGGATGGCGCGCGGCTGGCGCCGGGCGATTTCAGCGTCGACGCGGTGGCAGGGCTGATCACGATTTATCCGGGTGCCGTGCCGGCACCGGGGGCGCAGGTGACCGCAGGCTTCGAGTTCGACATTCCGGTGCGCTTTGACACCGACCGGATCGAAATTTCGCTGGCCGCCTTCAAGGCCGGCGCCGTGCCCAGCGTGCCATTGGTGGAGATCAAGCCATGA
- a CDS encoding DUF2163 domain-containing protein: MREIPAGLKTHLDQTSTTLCHAWRLTRSDGLVMGFTEHDRTLSFDGTVFSAATGFRGSEVETGLGLEADAAEIEGAFSDAAISADDLALGRYDGARVETFLVNWQSPEDHLLLSTRELGEVLSAGPAFRAELRSLAARLDQPSGRLYGKRCDADLGDARCGVNLSVAPFRLEGSVVSVPDEMSLIVSGLGDRSPGWFSGGRVMFATGLLEGVNLDVASHSLEAEGARLSLWSPMARAPAAGDAVAVTAGCDKAFETCSAKFSNTLNFQGFPHLPGSDFAYGYADSNTVHDGRPIVP; the protein is encoded by the coding sequence ATGAGAGAGATCCCGGCAGGGCTCAAGACCCATCTCGATCAGACCTCGACAACGCTCTGCCATGCCTGGCGGCTCACCCGTAGCGACGGTCTGGTGATGGGATTTACCGAGCATGACCGAACCCTCAGCTTCGACGGGACGGTGTTTTCCGCCGCCACTGGCTTTCGCGGCTCGGAAGTAGAGACCGGGCTCGGGCTTGAGGCCGATGCCGCCGAGATAGAAGGGGCGTTTTCCGATGCGGCGATCAGCGCCGATGATCTGGCGCTCGGCCGATACGACGGCGCGCGGGTGGAGACGTTTCTGGTCAATTGGCAGTCTCCGGAAGACCATTTGCTGCTGTCGACCCGGGAGCTTGGCGAGGTGCTCAGTGCCGGGCCTGCATTCCGCGCCGAACTGCGCAGCCTGGCCGCAAGGCTCGACCAGCCCAGCGGCCGGCTTTACGGCAAACGCTGCGATGCCGATCTTGGTGACGCGCGCTGCGGCGTGAACCTGTCGGTCGCTCCGTTCCGGCTGGAAGGTTCAGTGGTGAGCGTGCCCGACGAGATGAGCCTGATTGTGAGCGGGCTTGGCGACCGGTCACCGGGCTGGTTTTCCGGCGGGCGGGTGATGTTCGCCACGGGATTGCTGGAGGGTGTGAACCTCGATGTCGCAAGCCATAGTCTTGAGGCTGAGGGAGCGCGCCTGTCGCTTTGGTCGCCGATGGCGCGGGCACCCGCAGCGGGCGACGCGGTGGCGGTGACGGCAGGCTGTGACAAGGCCTTTGAGACCTGTTCAGCAAAATTTTCCAATACCCTCAATTTTCAGGGGTTTCCGCATCTGCCAGGAAGCGATTTCGCCTATGGTTACGCTGATTCCAACACGGTGCATGATGGAAGGCCTATTGTGCCATGA
- a CDS encoding NlpC/P60 family protein, producing the protein MSGCVERTEDGDVHGERVIAIARCWIGTPYRHQASLKGVGCDCLGLVRGVFAEITGKAAEAPPPYQPDWAERSGVDRLMEAARAHCGEPVPSGEMRPGDIVLFRWRAGVAAKHAGILSGPDHFIHAYEPAGVIESALVPSWRRRIAAVHRMPGSTQS; encoded by the coding sequence ATGAGCGGCTGTGTGGAGAGAACCGAGGATGGTGACGTGCATGGGGAACGCGTGATCGCGATCGCCCGTTGCTGGATCGGCACACCCTATCGGCATCAGGCGTCGCTGAAAGGCGTGGGCTGCGACTGCCTGGGGCTGGTGCGTGGCGTGTTCGCGGAAATCACCGGCAAGGCGGCAGAGGCTCCGCCGCCCTATCAACCCGACTGGGCCGAGCGCTCCGGTGTCGACCGGCTGATGGAGGCCGCGCGCGCTCATTGTGGCGAGCCGGTTCCGAGCGGTGAAATGCGGCCCGGCGACATTGTGCTGTTTCGCTGGCGCGCGGGCGTTGCGGCGAAACATGCGGGCATTCTCTCAGGCCCGGATCACTTCATCCATGCCTATGAGCCTGCCGGCGTGATCGAAAGCGCGCTGGTGCCGTCGTGGCGCCGGCGGATCGCCGCCGTGCACCGCATGCCTGGCTCTACGCAAAGCTGA
- a CDS encoding baseplate multidomain protein megatron, which produces MATILLQVAGAALGGAFGPVGTAIGSAIGASLGGMLDTSLINSTRTIRGRGLSGARIPSADEGAPVLRVHGTMRVAGTLVWATRFEETVTRERQGGKGGGPTVESYRYHANFALGICEGPIAAIRRVWADGRELDLETLDMRIYRGTATQLPDPLIEAKQGTGRAPAWRGLAYVVFERLPLDDFGNRIPAFQFEVVRRVGRLETAIQAVALIPGATEHGYATTQVRESLGVGAERLINRNMRQAATDWTQSIDELQALCPNLKSVALICSWFGDDLRVSHCRFRPGVEVRNRTAESRPWKVGGETRATAHLISHKDGGPAYGGTPDDRAVIEAIRDLKARGLKVTLYPFVLMDVPEGNVLPAPDGSASQPAYPWRGRITASPARGRVGSPDKTGAMRIQILDLCGATQTGDFAIAGETVSWLGGDEGYRRFVLHHAALAQAAGGVDGFVIGSEMVGLTPLRDQNGAFPFVEQLIDLADDARTLLGSQTTLTYAADWTEYAGYRPDDGSGDVLFHLDPLWAHPQIGAIGIDNYMPLSDWRDGDLVAGNPDGARFANDSAALKVAIDGGEGFDWYYADRQGRDARDRLPIVDGLAGKHWVYRIKDLRGWWKNQHYERIGGVEAVTPSPWVPGSKPFWFTELGCPAVDKGANQPNLFPDPKSSESAIPWYSSGGRDDLAQRAFLEAHLEHWSGPRNADAMVSGEHIYLWSWDARPFPAFPLSGSVWSDGANWRTGHWLNGRLGTVALKDLIAAVLEAAGFEDFDVERVDGVVTGHVISNPLSPREALAPLLEAFAIDVREGPRGLEFCSRLSAGSAPTEIEVVADPDDAALFEETRGELSEFANEAMILFADPLADHAAASARSRRLEGEALRQRDMPLSLAYEPGLARVTADRWLQDHRLQRRRLRLSLPPQMAALQPGDTLRLDLERAPQGLFRILRIEDGDVRRIEAVSHAGAAAVASTETVPIDAGSDASASFAPELMLMDLPVLSGSDETAWARAAGLSVPWRRIALSSSVESEGYAARATLDAPARLGTLASALPPGAGEGRILKGQMIEVDLAFGGLASVSRLALLNGANAAAILSDAVVWEVVQFELAEEVSSGRWRLSNLLRGQGGTDDAMRAGASAGNRFVLIDSAVVPLGLTLEEAGRALNWIAEPVGGAAEGAAPEIFAGGERALTPLSPVHLDARREPGGVRFRWIRRGRLQADSWAPADIADDEGFERYRAEILLGGASIRTAEMESPNWLYTHAEELADFGSEQTELTLRVAQAGRRVPWGIARTATLSL; this is translated from the coding sequence ATGGCGACAATTCTGTTGCAGGTGGCCGGTGCAGCGCTTGGCGGTGCGTTCGGGCCGGTCGGCACGGCCATCGGTTCGGCGATTGGCGCGAGCCTCGGTGGCATGCTGGACACAAGCCTGATCAACTCCACCCGCACCATTCGTGGCAGGGGATTGAGCGGCGCGCGCATTCCCTCTGCCGATGAGGGCGCACCGGTACTCCGTGTTCACGGCACCATGCGGGTGGCCGGGACATTGGTCTGGGCGACGCGGTTCGAGGAGACGGTGACGCGCGAGCGCCAAGGCGGCAAGGGCGGCGGGCCGACGGTGGAGAGCTATCGCTACCATGCCAATTTTGCACTCGGGATCTGCGAGGGTCCGATCGCCGCGATCCGCCGGGTCTGGGCCGATGGCCGCGAACTTGATCTCGAAACGCTTGATATGCGGATCTATCGCGGCACGGCAACACAATTGCCCGATCCGCTGATCGAGGCCAAGCAGGGCACGGGCCGCGCACCGGCCTGGCGGGGGCTTGCCTATGTGGTGTTCGAACGCCTGCCACTTGATGATTTCGGCAATCGCATCCCGGCGTTTCAGTTCGAGGTTGTGCGCCGGGTGGGCAGGCTCGAAACCGCGATCCAGGCGGTGGCGCTGATCCCCGGCGCGACCGAACATGGCTATGCGACAACGCAAGTGCGCGAATCCTTGGGCGTCGGGGCCGAGCGGCTCATCAACCGCAACATGCGCCAGGCTGCCACCGACTGGACCCAGTCGATTGATGAATTGCAGGCGCTGTGCCCCAATCTCAAATCCGTGGCACTGATCTGCTCCTGGTTCGGCGATGATCTGCGCGTCAGCCATTGCCGCTTCCGCCCCGGGGTCGAGGTGCGCAATCGCACGGCCGAATCCAGACCCTGGAAAGTGGGCGGTGAAACCCGCGCCACCGCGCATCTGATCAGCCACAAGGATGGTGGCCCGGCCTATGGCGGCACACCCGATGATAGGGCAGTGATTGAGGCGATCCGGGATCTCAAGGCGCGGGGCCTGAAGGTCACGCTCTATCCTTTCGTGCTGATGGACGTGCCCGAGGGCAATGTGCTGCCCGCACCCGATGGCTCGGCAAGCCAGCCCGCCTATCCCTGGCGCGGCCGCATCACCGCAAGTCCGGCGCGGGGACGTGTCGGCAGTCCCGATAAAACGGGCGCGATGCGCATCCAGATCTTGGATCTCTGCGGCGCGACCCAGACCGGTGATTTCGCCATCGCCGGGGAAACCGTGAGCTGGCTTGGCGGGGATGAAGGCTACCGGCGCTTTGTGCTCCATCATGCGGCTCTGGCGCAGGCCGCAGGCGGTGTGGATGGTTTTGTGATCGGTTCGGAGATGGTCGGGCTGACGCCGCTTCGTGATCAGAACGGCGCGTTTCCCTTTGTCGAGCAACTGATCGATCTCGCCGATGATGCGAGGACGCTGCTGGGGTCTCAAACCACGCTGACCTATGCGGCTGACTGGACCGAATATGCGGGCTATCGTCCCGATGACGGTTCGGGCGATGTGTTGTTTCATCTCGATCCGCTCTGGGCGCATCCGCAAATCGGCGCGATCGGCATCGACAATTACATGCCCTTGAGCGACTGGCGAGATGGTGATCTTGTCGCGGGCAACCCCGATGGCGCCCGCTTTGCCAATGACAGCGCAGCGCTGAAGGTCGCGATCGACGGCGGGGAGGGCTTTGACTGGTATTACGCCGACAGGCAAGGCCGCGATGCCCGCGACCGCCTCCCGATTGTTGACGGGCTGGCCGGAAAACACTGGGTCTACCGGATCAAGGATCTGCGCGGTTGGTGGAAGAACCAGCATTATGAACGGATTGGCGGTGTCGAGGCAGTCACGCCCAGCCCCTGGGTGCCAGGGTCAAAGCCCTTCTGGTTCACCGAGCTCGGCTGCCCGGCTGTCGACAAGGGCGCCAACCAGCCCAATCTGTTTCCCGATCCGAAATCATCCGAAAGCGCCATTCCCTGGTATTCGAGTGGCGGTCGCGACGACCTGGCCCAGCGCGCCTTTCTCGAGGCGCATCTGGAGCATTGGTCCGGCCCGCGCAATGCCGACGCCATGGTGAGCGGCGAGCACATCTATCTGTGGAGCTGGGATGCGCGGCCGTTTCCGGCGTTTCCGCTCTCGGGCTCGGTCTGGTCGGATGGTGCCAACTGGCGCACCGGTCACTGGCTCAATGGCCGGCTGGGAACCGTGGCGCTCAAGGATCTGATCGCCGCGGTGCTCGAGGCGGCGGGGTTTGAGGATTTCGATGTCGAGCGGGTCGACGGCGTCGTCACCGGCCACGTGATCTCCAATCCGCTCTCCCCGCGGGAAGCGCTTGCGCCCTTGCTGGAGGCTTTCGCCATCGATGTGCGCGAGGGCCCGCGCGGCCTTGAGTTCTGCTCGCGGCTGAGCGCGGGATCGGCCCCGACAGAAATCGAGGTGGTGGCGGACCCGGACGATGCTGCGCTGTTTGAGGAAACCCGGGGCGAACTCTCCGAATTCGCCAATGAGGCGATGATCCTGTTTGCCGATCCGCTGGCTGATCATGCGGCGGCATCCGCGCGCTCGCGCAGGCTGGAGGGCGAGGCCTTGCGCCAGCGTGACATGCCCTTGAGCCTGGCTTACGAGCCGGGGCTGGCAAGGGTGACCGCAGACCGCTGGCTGCAGGATCACCGGCTGCAACGCCGGCGCTTGCGCCTTTCGCTGCCGCCGCAGATGGCCGCGCTGCAGCCCGGCGACACGCTGCGCCTTGATCTCGAACGCGCACCACAGGGCCTGTTTCGCATTCTCAGGATCGAGGACGGCGATGTCCGGCGCATCGAGGCCGTCTCCCATGCAGGAGCGGCAGCGGTGGCTTCAACTGAAACGGTCCCAATCGATGCCGGGAGCGACGCCAGCGCGTCCTTCGCACCTGAACTGATGCTGATGGACCTGCCGGTGCTCTCGGGCAGCGACGAGACCGCCTGGGCGCGGGCGGCGGGGCTATCGGTTCCCTGGCGCCGGATTGCGCTGTCGAGTTCAGTGGAAAGCGAGGGCTATGCGGCGCGCGCCACGCTGGATGCACCGGCGAGACTGGGCACGCTGGCGTCCGCCTTGCCGCCGGGTGCGGGCGAAGGCCGGATCCTCAAGGGCCAGATGATCGAGGTTGATCTGGCTTTTGGCGGATTGGCCTCGGTGAGCCGGCTTGCGCTGCTTAACGGCGCCAATGCGGCTGCAATCCTCTCTGATGCCGTGGTCTGGGAGGTGGTGCAGTTCGAACTGGCGGAAGAGGTTTCAAGCGGCCGCTGGCGGCTTTCAAACCTGCTGCGCGGGCAGGGGGGAACCGATGACGCCATGCGCGCGGGCGCAAGTGCGGGCAACCGGTTTGTCCTCATCGACAGTGCCGTCGTGCCGCTGGGGCTGACGCTGGAGGAAGCGGGCCGGGCGCTCAACTGGATTGCCGAGCCTGTGGGTGGCGCAGCCGAAGGTGCGGCACCGGAGATCTTCGCTGGTGGCGAAAGGGCGCTGACCCCGCTGTCGCCGGTCCACCTTGATGCGCGCCGTGAACCCGGCGGCGTCCGCTTTCGCTGGATCCGCCGCGGACGGCTGCAGGCCGACAGCTGGGCGCCCGCCGATATCGCCGATGATGAGGGCTTCGAGCGCTACCGCGCCGAAATCCTGCTCGGTGGCGCAAGCATCCGGACAGCCGAGATGGAGAGCCCCAATTGGCTCTACACCCATGCCGAGGAACTCGCCGATTTCGGCTCGGAGCAGACCGAGCTGACGCTGCGGGTGGCGCAGGCCGGCAGGCGCGTTCCCTGGGGCATTGCCCGCACCGCGACCCTCAGCCTTTGA